The Streptomyces sp. NBC_00224 genome has a window encoding:
- a CDS encoding (2Fe-2S)-binding protein has translation MPLHTFILNGKPVSVDVEDDVRLLWVLRDVLGVTGPKYGCGLGVCQACTSHINGKAFNPCSVRVKDVRPTDEVTTIEGLPATVGKDLHPMQEAWLEYDVAQCGYCQPGQIMAAVAKVRQARAAGHEIGDADFDEIRNICRCGTYHRIREAIRAGAKNF, from the coding sequence GTGCCTCTGCACACCTTCATCCTCAACGGCAAACCGGTGTCGGTGGACGTCGAGGACGACGTCCGGCTGCTCTGGGTGCTGCGCGACGTCCTCGGCGTGACCGGGCCGAAGTACGGCTGCGGCCTCGGCGTCTGCCAGGCCTGTACCAGCCACATCAACGGCAAGGCCTTCAACCCCTGTTCCGTGCGGGTCAAGGACGTCCGGCCGACCGACGAGGTCACCACCATCGAGGGCCTGCCCGCCACCGTCGGCAAGGACCTGCACCCCATGCAGGAGGCCTGGCTGGAGTACGACGTGGCCCAGTGCGGCTACTGCCAGCCCGGCCAGATCATGGCCGCCGTCGCCAAGGTCCGCCAGGCCCGCGCCGCCGGTCACGAGATCGGCGACGCGGACTTCGACGAGATCCGCAACATCTGCCGCTGCGGCACGTATCACCGCATCCGCGAGGCGATCAGGGCAGGTGCGAAGAACTTCTGA